In Actinobacillus indolicus, a single genomic region encodes these proteins:
- the lysA gene encoding diaminopimelate decarboxylase, giving the protein MDYFNYKNQQLFAEDVAISDIIAQHGTPAYIYSRATLERHWHAFDNAFGTHPHLICFAVKSNSNIALLNVMARLGSGFDIVSQGELERVLAAGGEASKVVFSGVAKSHSEIARALEVGIRCFNVESVSELKRINEVAGQLGKIAPISLRVNPDVDAKTHPYISTGLKENKFGVSVKEAREVYRFAKTLPNVKITGMDCHIGSQLTELQPFLDATDRVIVLMEQLKQDGIELHHLDLGGGLGVTYTNEAPPHPTEYVAALLDKLKAYPNLEIILEPGRAITANAGILVTKVEYIKQNEDRRFAIVDTGMNDMIRPALYEAYMQIIEVNPSLVREKAVYDVVGPICETSDFLGKQRELSIAEGDLIAMRSAGAYGATMSSTYNSRPQAVEVMVDGNNAHLIKSRASFEELWRLEKLLP; this is encoded by the coding sequence ATGGATTATTTTAACTATAAAAATCAACAGCTTTTCGCAGAAGATGTGGCGATTAGCGACATCATTGCACAACACGGCACACCAGCTTATATTTACTCAAGAGCGACGCTTGAACGCCATTGGCACGCGTTTGACAATGCTTTTGGCACTCATCCACACTTAATTTGCTTTGCGGTAAAGTCTAATTCTAACATTGCCTTATTGAACGTGATGGCGCGTTTAGGATCTGGCTTTGATATTGTGTCGCAAGGTGAATTAGAACGTGTCTTAGCCGCAGGCGGAGAGGCAAGCAAAGTGGTTTTCTCTGGTGTGGCAAAATCTCACAGCGAGATTGCCCGCGCGTTAGAAGTAGGAATTCGTTGCTTTAACGTGGAATCAGTTTCTGAATTAAAACGCATTAACGAAGTCGCAGGGCAACTTGGCAAAATTGCGCCTATCTCATTGCGTGTCAATCCCGATGTTGATGCTAAAACCCACCCTTATATCTCAACAGGGTTAAAAGAGAATAAATTCGGTGTCAGCGTGAAAGAAGCTCGTGAAGTGTATCGCTTTGCTAAAACCTTACCGAATGTCAAAATCACAGGTATGGATTGCCATATCGGCTCGCAATTAACCGAATTACAGCCGTTTTTAGATGCGACTGACCGTGTTATTGTGCTGATGGAACAGTTGAAACAAGATGGCATTGAATTACATCATCTCGATCTTGGTGGTGGTTTAGGGGTGACTTACACCAATGAAGCGCCTCCACATCCAACAGAATATGTAGCGGCATTACTTGATAAACTCAAAGCGTACCCAAATCTCGAAATCATTTTAGAACCGGGCAGGGCGATTACTGCAAATGCAGGGATTTTGGTGACGAAAGTCGAGTACATCAAACAGAATGAAGACCGTAGATTTGCGATTGTGGATACAGGGATGAACGACATGATCCGCCCTGCGTTATATGAAGCCTATATGCAAATTATTGAAGTCAACCCATCGCTTGTACGTGAAAAAGCCGTATATGATGTTGTAGGCCCAATTTGCGAAACCTCGGATTTCTTAGGGAAACAGCGAGAGCTGTCCATTGCTGAAGGCGATCTGATTGCTATGCGTTCGGCTGGAGCTTATGGTGCAACCATGTCATCAACTTACAATTCGCGCCCACAAGCCGTAGAAGTGATGGTAGATGGCAATAATGCTCATCTCATTAAATCTCGCGCCAGCTTTGAAGAGTTATGGCGTTTAGAAAAATTATTACCTTAA
- a CDS encoding glutathione S-transferase family protein: MKLYYLPGACSFVPHTALEWIGQPYEAEAVSRDKIKSPEYLALNPQGAVPLLVDGDFALSQNIAILTYLDNLHPEAKLFGSDTAQDKAKAMRWLSFFNSDVHKAFTPFFRLPPYAQGNEALTAEIRQNAADNVLSMLEIANDHLEHHAFFGERLCVADVYLYTMLGWAKRVGLDVSHLTHFKSFIERVEADKGVDAVRIQEGLKA, translated from the coding sequence ATGAAACTTTATTATCTCCCGGGCGCTTGCTCATTTGTTCCACATACAGCGTTAGAATGGATTGGCCAACCCTACGAAGCGGAAGCGGTCAGTCGTGACAAAATTAAATCACCTGAATACCTGGCATTAAACCCGCAAGGTGCGGTACCGCTTTTAGTGGATGGTGATTTCGCACTATCACAAAACATTGCGATCTTAACTTACCTCGATAACCTTCATCCTGAAGCGAAACTGTTTGGTAGTGATACAGCGCAAGACAAAGCCAAAGCAATGCGTTGGTTATCTTTCTTCAATTCAGATGTACATAAAGCCTTTACCCCGTTTTTCCGCTTACCACCTTATGCACAAGGAAACGAAGCCTTAACGGCAGAAATTCGTCAAAATGCGGCGGACAACGTGTTAAGCATGTTAGAAATTGCGAACGATCACTTAGAGCACCATGCATTTTTTGGCGAGCGTCTCTGCGTGGCGGATGTGTATCTCTACACCATGTTAGGTTGGGCGAAACGTGTTGGGTTGGATGTTAGTCATCTCACTCACTTCAAGTCATTTATCGAGCGTGTGGAAGCAGATAAAGGCGTGGATGCTGTACGCATTCAGGAAGGTTTAAAAGCATAA